A region of the Sphaeramia orbicularis unplaced genomic scaffold, fSphaOr1.1, whole genome shotgun sequence genome:
gtgtgtgtgtgtgtgtgtgtccaccagGAGGCAGCAGTCACCAAACACTACTTCCTGTTTCTGCAGACacacaggaagtgacatcagccCTTCCTTGCTGATGATAAACAcaggcctgtgtgtgtttgtgtgtatttgtgtatgtgtatttgtgtgtgtttgtgttaccaTATTGTGCGCTGGATTCTGTTGATGAAGATGAAAATCTTTTCAGTGACTCTTCATCAACTTCctgtttcaaaataaaaccagagTTGATTGAATTTAAATCAGACTCAGTTCGATCCTGAATCAACGTAAACATCTGTTCCATGATGTGTTTGAATACATCTGTGTTTTCTGCTCCTCCCTCCAACTGATCACATCCTTATCATCATAGTTTGTCTCTGTCTTTAAGTGTGAAGCCAAACTGgaatgaaaacagtaaatatcAACTAAACAAAACATTCAATGGATGGAATGGAGCATCTGTGACCCGTGTTGTCATAGCAACAGCAGCATCTGTGACCTGTGTCGTCATAGCAACAGCAGCAACTGTGACCTGTGTTGTCATAGCAACAGTAGCATCTGTGACCTGTGTCGTCATAGTAACAGTAGCATCTGTGACCTATGTCGTCATAGTAACAGTAGCATCTGTGACCTGTGTCATCATAGTAACCATAGCGTCTCCGGCCCCTGTTGTcatagtaacagtaacagtagcgTCTCCGGCCCCTGTCGTCATAGTAACAGTAACTAGCGTCTCCGGCCCCTGTCGTcatagtaacagtaacagtagagTCTCCGGCCCCTGTCGTCATAGTAACAGTAGCGTCTCTGGCCCCTGTTGTcatagtaacagtaacagtagcgTCTCCGGCCCCTGTCATcatagtaacagtaacagtaccGTCTCCGGCCCCTGTTGTCATAGTAACAGTAACGGTAGTTTCTCAGGCCCCTGTTGTcatagtaacagtaacagtagcgTCTCCGGCCCCTGTCGTCATAGTAACAGTAACGGTAGTTTCTCAGGCCCCTGTTGTcatagtaacagtaacagtagcgTCTCCGGCCCCTGTCGTCATAGTAACAGTAACAATAGCGTCTCCGGCCCGTCGTCATAGTAACAGTAGCGTCTCCGGCCCCTGTCGTCATAGTAACAGTAGCGTCTCCGGCCCCTGTCGTcatagtaacagtaacagtagcaTCTCCGGCCCGTCGTCATAGTAACAGTAGCATCTCCGACCCCTGTCGTCATAGTAACAGTAACGGTAGTTTCTCAGGCCCCTGTTGTcatagtaacagtaacagtagcgTCTCCGGCCCCTGTCGTcatagtaacagtaacagtagagTCTCCGGCCCCTGTCGTCATAGTAACAGTAGCGTCTCTGGCCCCTGTTGTcatagtaacagtaacagtagcgTCTCCGGCCCCTGTCATcatagtaacagtaacagtaccGTCTCCGGCCCCTGTTGTCATAGTAACAGTAACGGTAGTTTCTCAGGCCCCTGTTGTcatagtaacagtaacagtagcgTCTCCGGCCCCTGTCGTCATAGTAACAGTAACGGTAGTTTCTCAGGCCCCTGTTGTcatagtaacagtaacagtagcgTCTCCGGCCCCTGTCGTCATAGTAACAGTAACAATAGCGTCTCCGGCCCGTCGTCATAGTAACAGTAGTGTCTCCGGCCCCTGTCGTCATAGTAACAGTAGCGTCTCCGGCCCCTGTCGTcatagtaacagtaacagtagcaTCTCCGGCCCGTCGTCATAGTAACAGTAGCATCTCCGACCCCTGTCGTCATAGTAACAGTAGCGTCTCCGGCCCCTGTCGTcatagtaacagtaacagtagcgTCTCCGGCCCGTCGTCATAGTAACAGTAGCGTCTCCGGCCCGTCGTCATAGTAACAGTAGCGTCTCCGGCCCCTGTCGTCATAGTAACAGTGGCATCTCTGGCCCCTGTCGTCATAGTAACCATGGCATCCGTCCCATTCCCTgttctcacacacagacacacgtggTTACCTGTCTATCAACTTCAGGCTCTCGTATCATTGGTGCTACTATAGCAACCCTGCAGGGGGCAGGGATTAAGGAGTGGCGCTTCTTTGGGGGCAGAGCCGGAGGActgaggacaaacacacacatgcaaaagaAAAACAGGATTTAGTTTGGCATTGTTATTAACTGAATCTAATGAATGTAATTGATATAATCacctacagtacacacacacacacacaggggtgaCGTTTTTTTGGATAAACAAAACTACCAAACCGTCCATCAGTGACAGTAGTGGACAGTGGGCTGAGTGGTTGTCATGGTAACCAGTCTGTGGGTTGAAGGTCGGTCCTGTCGGACAGTTGTCATGGTAACCAGTCTGTGGGTTGAAGGTCGGTCCTGTCGGACAGTTGTCATGGTAACCAGTCTGTGGGTTGAAGGTCGGTCCTGTCGGACAGTTGTCATGGTAACCAGTCTGTGGGTTGAAGGTCGGTCCTGTCAGTCGGTCTGCTGTGTTCAACAGGAACGAACGCCCACCacaacttcctgtctgtgtcactTCTGCTTCTGCTACTTCCTGCTGTCGTTCAGTTAGTgcagagagaggaggggggagggggagggggagggggaggggccttaACTTCCTGTTTCATTCAGCCGTTCCTTCGTTACATCCAAAGTCTGATGTTCCACCAGCGTAACCATGTTTACTgtcatgattatgattattattatcttattattaaactgtaatagatataaatgataaaaatatcaTTTCCTTTAGATCTTTCTAATGAGTAATCAtctgcttttctgtttttattgttattgttcttctttccttttgttttgttctgtttcttaTTTGTGGACTTTAGTTCTGATTCTGGAATCTTCATATCCTGATGGATCCAGAAAGTTCTACTTAATAGAACTGAATTGAATAGAATCAAGTTTAGTGAAAAATGGGATAtagtcatgtgttttttttctccagtgttaAGAttaactaagataagataagataaactaagataagataagattcgctaagataagatcagattaactaagataagataagataaactaagataagatcagattaactaagataagatcagataaactaagataagataagattcgctaagataagatcagataaactaagataagataagataaactaagataagatcagataaactaagataagatcagataaactaagataagataagattcgctaagataagatcagattaactaagataagataagataaactaagataagatcagattaactaagataagataagataaactaagataagatcagattaactaagataagatcagataaactaagataagataagattcgctaagataagatcagattaaccaagataagataaactaaagtaaactaaggtaaaataaggtgagataagataaactaagacaaacaaggacaagataagacaaacaaggacaagataagataaatgaAGATACCACATGAATCTCCCACCACATGCATGCCCCGTAAATATTATAAAGGTGTAAAATACTAAAAATGTTTCACAAGTGAATAATTCTGTTTTTCCTGCACTTTAATTTTTGTATCTGCTTCTGTCAACTGTAACTGAACCAGTTCACTGTGGACCAGGTCTTACCCAGATCCCTGTAGGGGGGTCTCCATGGGGGGCATGGGTGGTTTGGGCGGGGCTAAAACCTCCTCTTCAGGTCGTCTGCAGTTTGACAGGTTTGATGTCTTGTGTTCTTCCAACTCTGAGGGTTGTGATTGGACGGGAGACACAGGGGCGGAGTTTTCTTGTCTCTCTTTAACCAATCGAACGAGCTCctgaaaaaaaaggtgaatagAAAACAGGTTTATTTTACTAGGACACAAATATGAACAcaaggactattggacaggtggaccttAGGGtggacccggaccactttcatatgcggtcctaaatctgacccggaccactttcatatgcctCGGTCTCACCTTGGCTCGGTCCAGAACGGCTCGGATCACCGTGGTAACGCTGGTAACCGTCTCCTTGTTGCCACAGGTTACCCCCTGCAGCATCACCTGATCCGCCCAGCCAATCAGCTGCGCCAGAGACTCGTAGAGACGACGGAGACAGGAGGAGACGGTCCGACTGCGGAGGACAGACGGACacgggtcacatgacctgtagggacaaggtcaaaggtcaacggcAGCTCTGCCTACCTGCTGCGGAGGCGCGGCTCCAGCTGGACCAGAGACTGGACCGACTCCAGGACCCGACCGGAGGCCCCGCCCAGCAGCCCGCCCACCACGGACCGGTTCTGGACCAGTTTGTCCGGTCCGGGTCGGTCCACTCCTAGTCGGTCCACCAGGGCTTTGAAGTACTGCAGAGAGCTGACCACTGCCCGTTGGCGTTCAGAGAGGACGAGGAGCGACTGAAAAGGACAAAGAGAAGGATGAGGAGAGGACAAAAACAACGgctaacaaaaacaaaccaagacAAGCAAAAACAAAGAGTGGGTTCATGTGGTCCAAGTGGGTTCAGGTGGGTCATGTGGGTCCAGGTGGGTTCATGTGCGTTCATGTGGGTCCAGGTGGGTTCATGTGGGTTCATGTGGTCCAGGTGGGTTCATGTGGGTCATGTGGGTCCAGGTGGGTTCATGTGGGTTCATGTGGTCCAAGTGGGTTCAGGTGGGTCATGTGGGTCCAGGTGGGTTCATGTGCGTTCATGTGGGTCCAGGTGGGTTCATGTGGGTTCATGTGGTCCAGGTGGGTTCATGTGGGTCCAGGTGGGTTCATGTGGGTTCATGTGGGTCCAGGTGGGTTCATGTGCGTTCATGTGGTCCAGGTGGGTTCATGTGGGTTCATGTGGTCCAGGTGGGTTCATGTGGGTCATGTGGGTCCAGGTGGGTTCATGTGGGTTCATGTGGTCCAGGTGGGTTCATGTGGGTTCATGTGGTCCAGGTGGGTTCATGTGGGTCATGTGGGTCCAGGTGGGTCATGTGGGTCCAGGTGGGTTCATGTGGGTTCATGTGGTCCAGGTGGGTTCAGGTACCTCATCCTGTGGGTCCTGGAGCTGCAGGTCTGCCGGTTTGACTCTCTGTGTTGGGGCGTGTTTGATTCGCTCAGTCTGTCTAATCCGAGGCGGGTGGAGCTTATCCTTCAGCCTCAAAGTGAGGGAGACAAACTGGGAACGATGGGAGTCTGGAAGGAGGAGAaggacgaggaagaggaggaggaggaggaggaggaggagaaggaggagcaggagcagaacGTCCACATTGTTGTGTTTCATCTTAAATAAACCAACAGGAAGTGAACAACTGTGAACGAATGAAACAAACAGAAGGAACTTACCTGAAGGAGAAGAAGACATATctgcagacagacaggtggacggaGGGGTGGACAGACAAGTGGTTAATCCTCTGCTTTCATTCTTTaatcctctctctctgtctgttcgtcttcttcctctttctgACTCTTCACTTTCACATGTTCTGCATCAGCATCACTCTGACTCTATAGCTCCACCTACTggtcccacaaacataataatgaAAATGAAGATAAAGTAAAAGGTTgttctaaggtcagaggtcagatagaaccctttcagttgttctaggtcagatagaaccctttcttcCACCTCTGTTCAGATGGAGCCTATAACAAGTGAACTGTGACGTTAATTTTCAACATTAACTGATATGAAAGTATTtgtcatagtaataataataataataataataataataataataataataataataataatagttataataatggtattttaaaatataataataataataataataataataataataataataatagttataataatggtattttaaaatataataataataataataataataatagttataataatggtattttaaaatataataataataataataataataataataatagttataataatggtattttaaaatataataataataataataataataataataataataataataatagttataataatggtattttaaaatataataataataataataataataataataataataataataataatagttataatagttataataatggtattttaaaatataataataataataataataataataataataataataatagttataataatggtattttaaaatataataataataataataataataataataataatagttataataatggtattttaaaatataataataataataataataataataataataataataataataataatacagggtggggaagcaaaatgtacaatattttgaggcagggattgaaagacagtgtatgaccaattagtttattgaaagtcatgagaatttatttgccacaagaaaatgtccataatagaaaatgtttttattctatgttgttgttgtttttattctatttgtaagataattgcacatttcctatttttatttggaaaaatattgcctcagggagcagtctggttgagtttatttgtattattcaagcaaaaaactaagttatttttaatttgcacaacaaattattcaaggaaaagcaaaaagtatttctacaatattgatgtttctttcagtaaaagttgTAACTGCACCACTGatgcaatgttgttggggttaagGGGGGCCTGGaggtttttcatcctccaaagggggcccgacagaaaaagattaggcccttttccaccaaaagcccaggaactttattaccaggaacttatttgtgGTAAAAACAGTTGGTGGTAAGTGCGTTTCCACCACACCCTGAAGTTCAGGGTAATTAGTTACTGAGAAGCAGCGGTTTAGGGGTGACTGGAGCTGCAGTTCCACATCTGACCACAGGGGGCGGAGTTGGACCAGtttaacaagaagaagaagaaataaaagaagaagaagcagcagaaCCAGAGCCCACCTGTGCAGCTTGTGTTCGTGCTTGTGTTGGTCCAGAACCAGTGGGTCCACATGTCCGCGGGTCGGGTCCTGGAGGTCTACCTGGACCTGCTGTCCCAGCCGTGCAGGGCGGTCCACATCCTGCTCAACTGTACCCGGATCCCGCACCGGGTCCGGACCGTGGCTCTGAGGAAAGGTGAGCTAACAGCTAACGGCTAACAGCTAACGGTCCGGTTACCCGGTCCTGTGGTCCGGTACTGGAACGGTACCGGGCTCAGGGTCTATGTGGTCCCGGTTCACATGACTCTATGTAACTGCGTGGATCGTGAACTGTGgcctggtgacctttgacccacatCAGAACAGGATGACGTAACCAGGTGGACGGTTCAATGTGTCCGGTCAAACCCGTGATGCGTTCAGGGACATTAACGGTAATAGTAATTTAAAGCCCCTCCCTAACTGTCTGTCccaaactctgtgtgtgtgtgtgtgtgtgtgtgtgtgtgtgtgtgtgtgtgtgtgtgtgtgtgtgagaactgTGGTTCCTGGTGTTGCGTTCAGGGGAACAGCGGACTCCAGAGTTCACGCAGCTGAACCCCATGCAGAAGGTTCCGGTTCTGGTGGACGACGGCTTCGTCCTCACAGAGAGGTGAGTCCTGTCCgtctgtcctcctgtccgtcTGTCCCAACACAGCTGACAGTGAACGcatcgtgtgtgtatgtgtcacaGTGACGCCATCCTCAAGTATCTGGTCACTAAGTACCACGCCCCCCAACACTGGTATCCACGGCAACCAGAGAGACGAGCCCGCGTGGACGAGTACACAGCCTGGCATCACAGCAACACACGACCACACGCAGCCAGAGTATTCATACTggaggtacaagtacacacagacacaggtacaagtacacacagacacaggcacaagtacacacagacacaggtacaagtacacacagacacaggtacaagtacacacagacacaggtacaagtacacacagacacaggtacaagtacacacagacacaggtacaagtacacacagacacaggtacaagtacacacagacacaggcacaagtacacacagacacaggtacaagtacacacagacacaggtacaagtacacacagacacaggtacaagtacacacagacacaggtacaagtacacacagacacaggcacaagtacacacagacacaggtacaagtacacacagacacaggcacaagtacacacagacacaggtacaagtacacacagacacaggcacaagtacacacagacacaggtacaagtacacacagacacaggtacaagtacacacagacacaggcacaagtacacacagacacaggcacaagtacacacagacacaggtacaagtacacacagacacaggtacaagtacacacagacacaggtacaagtacacacagacacaggcacaagtacacacagacacaggcacaagtacacacagacacaggcacaagtacacacagacacaggcacaagtacacacagacacaggtacaagtacacacagacacaggcacaagtacacacagacacaggtacaagtacacacagacacaggcacaagtacacacagacacaggtacaagtacacacagacacaggtacaagtacacacagacacaggcacaagtacacacagacacaggcacaagtacacacagacacaggcacaagtacacacagacacaggcacaagtacacacagacacaggtacaagtacacacagacacaggcacaagtacacacagacacaggtacaagtacacacagacacaggcacaagtacacacagacacaggtacaagtacacacagacacaggtacaagtacacacagacacaggtacaagtatacacagacacaggcacaagtacacacagacacaggcacaagtacacacagacacaggcacaagtacacacagacacaggtacaagtacacacagacacaggtacaagtacacacaaccTAAAACCTGAATGTAGAGAATTAATTTAAGCATCTTGTtccatctgtaaaaaaaaaacatgaatctgaAGTATCACTTTGTCAGAATGCAGTGAAAGTACACATAATGCAGTAAAAGCAGACATAATGAAGTAATAGTACACATAACGGAGTAAAGTAGACATAATGCAGTAACAGTACACACTTCCTGTCCCTGTCCGATGTAAATGGCTTTAATCTGAATCAGCTTTAATCGGTTCCTGATGTCAATTCTTATTGGACCGTAATGACTAGAGCGTTGACTCCGCCCCCAGGTCCTGGTCCCCGCCCAGACCGGGTCCCCAGTGGATGGGGTCGTCCTGCAGCGGGCTGTGGCCCAACTGGACGACACGCTGGACAAACTGGAGTCCATGTTCCTGCGCAGACAGCCTTTCCTCTGCGGAGACGACGTCAGCCTGGCCGACCTGCTGGCACTGTGTGAGCTGATGCAGGTAGGCCACGCCCACATACACACCTGCTGGCACTGTGTGAGCTGATGCAGGTAGGCCACGCGCACATACACACCTGCTGGCACTGTGTGAGCTGATGCAGGTAGGCCACGCGCACATACACACCTGCTGGCACTGTGTGAGCTGATGCAGGTAGGCCACGCCCACATACACACCTGCTGGCACTGTGTGAGCTGATGCAGGTAGGCCACGCCCACATACACACCTGCTGGCACTGTGTGAGCTGATGCAGGTAGGCCACGCCCACATACACACCTGCTGGCACTGTGTGAGCTGATGCAGGTAGGCCACGCCCACATACACACCTGCTGGCACTGTGTGAGCTGATGCAGGTAGGCCACGCCCACATACACACCTGCTGGCACTGTGTGAGCTGATGCAGGTAGGCCACGCCCAcatacgcatgcacgcacacacagacgtgcacacacacacacacacatacatatgcacacactcCCCGTTGGTTGTGAGCATGCtcagtatctgtgtgtgtgtgtgtgtccagcctCTGGGCGGAGACAGGGACGTCCTCCAGAATCGTCCGCAGCTCCAGCGCTGGAGGAGCCGTGTCCAATCAGCCGTCAGCGACGCATTCGACCACGCCCACTCTGTGCTGTACGCCCTCCGGGACCGCCGCAAGGCCAAGCTGTGACATCACCACAGAAGGAGGCGGAGTCAAAGAAGATGCGGAACGATTaacgacaaagatgacgacgaTTCTCAACAAACGaatgaaacaaaactgatttaAACAGAAAATGTTTGATATTAATGATCAACTCCAGGATCATAAACctggtccgggtccaggtccgggtccaggtccggTTAGTGCCTTTAAAACCATCATGGTGACTGGGTTTAAACTGGTTTATTTATGGGGGTGCAGATGTAACCGTATGAGTCCGAACATACGCcgctgtcatgtgacctgtgtttatttgacctctgaccccgtggTGGCGCTGTAGGTTCCACGTTCACACCAGTTtaatctgaagaaataatgactgatccgagtgtttgtttgttttcatgcaaaactAACTTCTTTCCAAACAgaacctgaaaaactgaagttGAACCAAACTAAGTGGAAGTGAACGTTCTTCTGCCTCCGTGTTCGTTACAGACACACAGTGTTAATTAGAGGATGTCGGTCCAATTCCAGTTTTCTTCAGCCATGTCAGCCTGTTCATATTTAAAGGAGTTTCATGTATGTagtattttttccactaaaacacaaacacttgtatttgtcattatttctctgttgtttttgaccctcttggtctgaatgtggaaccggaactaaaaccAGGTCaacatctttttgttttattttttaaaatttttttactttattttgttaaaatttaattattgttttttcaggttgACATCTTTGATTAATATTTTCCTTTCGTGGCCTGGATCCGCCCCTTTGCTGGACCGgctttggtccacgggccacatgttggacccTGAGGCCGTTACCGGAACCTTCCATGAACATAAACCTGATCCTCCGACTCCCAACAGGGTTCAAATAAACACTAACTTCACCTTTATAATTAAAGCGGTGAATGTTCAGCCTCATGCAGAAAAACTCCTCCGTCCATGTCACAGTCATTCTGTCCTGAATGCTGTGTTCAAGGCCCTGTGTAAATCACAGCTTTGTGATCCCTTTCTTCTATCAGTCTTTGAATGCATCACAGCTCTGACGTACATTCACAAATCACTGCCTTTTTGTCTTTGCACTTTCTGATCCTGACTGTTGTCCAATCTGTGGTCACATGACTAAACAGAACCATAGATTTGTATCGGTCACATGATGACGTTtgtaaaaaaatgcaaataaacactaatttttAAATAAAGGTTTTAGAGATGATGTGCCGCTCTTGAAAAAA
Encoded here:
- the gstt2 gene encoding glutathione S-transferase theta-2 isoform X1; translated protein: MSAGRVLEVYLDLLSQPCRAVHILLNCTRIPHRVRTVALRKGEQRTPEFTQLNPMQKVPVLVDDGFVLTESDAILKYLVTKYHAPQHWYPRQPERRARVDEYTAWHHSNTRPHAARVFILEVLVPAQTGSPVDGVVLQRAVAQLDDTLDKLESMFLRRQPFLCGDDVSLADLLALCELMQPLGGDRDVLQNRPQLQRWRSRVQSAVSDAFDHAHSVLYALRDRRKAKL
- the gstt2 gene encoding glutathione S-transferase theta-2 isoform X2, which translates into the protein MSAGRVLEVYLDLLSQPCRAVHILLNCTRIPHRVRTVALRKGEQRTPEFTQLNPMQKVPVLVDDGFVLTESDAILKYLVTKYHAPQHWYPRQPERRARVDEYTAWHHSNTRPHAARVFILEVQVHTDTGPGPRPDRVPSGWGRPAAGCGPTGRHAGQTGVHVPAQTAFPLRRRRQPGRPAGTV